A window from Actimicrobium sp. CCC2.4 encodes these proteins:
- the rbfA gene encoding 30S ribosome-binding factor RbfA, with the protein MAKHSKTIPVRGIRVADQIQRDLAEIVAYELKDPRVGMITVTEVQLTPDYAHAKVFFTMLSDDKEAIKNTVTGLKIASGFIRGQLGRRLHVHTLPELHFVHDTSTARGMELSKLIDEANATRAKDDDQA; encoded by the coding sequence ATGGCAAAGCACAGCAAAACCATTCCCGTCCGCGGTATCCGCGTGGCCGACCAGATTCAGCGCGACCTCGCTGAAATCGTCGCGTATGAACTAAAAGATCCGCGCGTTGGCATGATCACCGTCACCGAAGTCCAGCTCACGCCGGACTACGCGCACGCCAAAGTATTTTTCACGATGCTCAGCGATGACAAGGAAGCGATCAAGAATACCGTCACCGGCCTGAAGATTGCCTCCGGTTTCATTCGCGGTCAGCTTGGTCGTCGCCTGCATGTGCACACGCTGCCGGAGCTGCATTTCGTGCACGACACGTCGACCGCGCGCGGCATGGAATTGTCGAAGTTGATCGATGAAGCCAACGCGACCCGTGCCAAGGATGACGATCAGGCGTAA